One window from the genome of Nicotiana sylvestris chromosome 9, ASM39365v2, whole genome shotgun sequence encodes:
- the LOC104239634 gene encoding protein DOG1-like 3 produces the protein MADEFLIKSMASSSCSTSDRNNEENLYESWMENQNQELNELQNAATLARKNQKTDTELNQLLARMVNNFQGYVNGRSRLARVDISPYFAPTWCTPLENSVLWIGGCRPSSFIRPIYALCGMEIESHLTEFLQGMEISDFGQLSGKQIMLIDKLHRKSIVEERKLSSKLASLQEDVVDQPIITAANNSENEEEPLNKHGQGMTTLLEEADELRMNTLKEILGILTPIQGVEYLASAKRIRLSLQQWGKKREQEHTNLLEIN, from the exons ATGGCTGATGAATTTCTGATAAAATCAATGGCAAGTTCAAGTTGTAGTACGTCTGATCGAAACAATGAAGAAAACTTATACGAATCATGGATggaaaatcaaaatcaagaacTAAACGAGCTTCAAAACGCTGCTACACTAGCCAGAAAAAACCAAAAAACCGACACCGAATTGAATCAACTGTTGGCGAGAATGGTGAACAATTTCCAGGGCTACGTTAATGGTCGTAGCCGACTGGCTCGAGTCGATATCTCACCATATTTTGCACCCACTTGGTGCACCCCTTTAGAGAATTCTGTCCTATGGATCGGTGGGTGCAGACCATCTTCGTTCATTCGGCCAATTTATGCTCTTTGTGGTATGGAAATTGAGTCACATCTTACTGAGTTTCTACAGGGTATGGAAATTAGTGATTTTGGTCAGCTTTCTGGTAAGCAAATTATGTTGATTGATAAGTTGCACAGAAAGAGTATAGTAGAAGAAAGGAAGCTTTCGTCAAAGTTGGCTAGCTTGCAAGAAGATGTAGTTGACCAACCTATCATCACTGCGGCAAATAACA GCGAGAATGAAGAGGAGCCCTTGAATAAACATGGTCAGGGCATGACAACTTTACTAGAAGAAGCTGATGAGTTGAGGATGAATACATTGAAGGAGATATTGGGCATATTGACACCAATTCAAGGTGTGGAATACTTAGCTTCAGCTAAGAGAATAAGGCTATCTTTGCAACAATGGGGCAAGAAGAGGGAACAAGAGCATACTAATTTGCTGGAGATCAATTAG